In Oryza sativa Japonica Group chromosome 1, ASM3414082v1, the genomic stretch CAACCCTCGACGCAGACTTTTGTCTTGTCAACGTGTTGGTGAGAGCACCTACTAGTGTGCGTCGACTGATATCTGCCCCCCATTTACTTTGATATATGTATAGAATTTatggaaaatattttttacttGCAAGTGCTTGCATCCATGGCCAGCAGCTCAAAATGTATGGATTAATTTGTGGTGAAGATGGCCTTTCAAACTTAATGCTCAGATGTGCTGAGTTGTTTGGGTCAAGTCTcacaaaaaaaacttataaatGTTTAGTAATAATTTCGTAGTTTACTACTACTATGAAACATTTTCGTTGCGTCTGGGTTTGTTTTACAAGCTGGAAAAACAATGACTACCTAACTGCTAGTAGGTAACTGAACATTTTGCGCATGAAAGTGTTCTCTTGAAAAACTAATCAAGATCATtatcttcaaaaaaaaactaatcaagATGTGTATACTactgtttcataaaaaaaatcatccaaatgTAGGATAAAATTAGCTTATTCTCGCCTCATGGAGCAATCAAGTGAACAAAACTGCTCTAGATTTTTTTAATACCGTGTTGAACCAAAAGGAAGTATAGTAAGGTTTCTGTTTAGTCCAAGCTCTGCTGTCTGCATGGGTACCACAACTTTACCAGGGAGCAGTAGAGCACCCAATCATTTTGAGCAGATCTCGTTGACCATTAAgaaactactacctccgtctcaaaataagtataGCCATGATTTTCAGCGCCCAactttaaccattcgtcttatttaatttttttttaaaaaaaattaaaaacataagtcatgttttatcatcttataacaataaaaatgctaattataaaaaaatttcaaataaaacggacgatcaaaattggGCGTGAAAACTTAtggctgtacttattttgggacggaggtagcaaTGCACGAAGGGCACTTAATTGCTCCCATGATCATCATGCATTTTCACATGAATTAATTCTCCATTTTCCATGTCTCAGTAATGGATTGTGGACGACAGATCATCTTCTTTACACCGTTGTATCTGTCATCACTTAATCATCCTACTAATTTACATCGTTCGTGGAATCTGAGCTAGGAGAGAACAACAACACCCATAGGTCACAAAAAAGCTGTGTTCCATCGAACGAAGCTGCAAGGATGCAGCCAGAGAAAAGCAAACGAAGTTGGCCACgccactgcaggacgtgtcatGACTCCATGGCGGCCTCCGGGATGCTCTGCAGCGCGGGCTTCCAGTGCGCCACCCTGTAGTGCTGGTGGTAGACCTCGCCGGCGTTCATGATGTCCGCCAGAAGCTCCGCGGCCGACCGCCGGCTCTTCCGGTAGACGTGGtagccgtggccgccgccggcggcggccgccctctTGTCCACCAGCTCCTGCAGCTGCCGCTTGGT encodes the following:
- the LOC4324134 gene encoding uncharacterized protein, whose amino-acid sequence is MGNCAVTQHAVSWADDGEWELPESGEEGTAPPRSGAHMTEVTIRITKRQLQELVDKRAAAAGGGHGYHVYRKSRRSAAELLADIMNAGEVYHQHYRVAHWKPALQSIPEAAMES